Proteins from one bacterium genomic window:
- the ggt gene encoding gamma-glutamyltransferase, translated as MAIIVCPQPQAAEIGLEVMRRGGNAVDAAVTCAFVQGVIDPQMCGIGGCGVMLVHGPRSGDALLEFYATAGSRAREDQWESLFIREAADRYGYVLDGWVNDVGYQSVGVPGTVAGLFEALTRFGTISWEQAIAPAIPLAREGFPVSGFVHGYWTADYGPDVVPNRQRIQATPAAKAIYTHDGRLYDIGERLVQSDYAQTLERLAREGPEVFYKGEIAEAMAADFEANGGFITKDDLESYRVNVTEPLRGTYRGLALTVAGPPAGGLTLLQMLNFLEGYDLGAHGWPSTEAARLLVEAMAWAVADRELHIADPRFIEIPTGALVDKQYAAKARQVVAAGARAHDRSDTTQVCVVDDLGNAVSLTHTLGSASGVVTPGLGFGYNDYMNCFDPRPGRPNAVRPGKTRVTMMTPTLVFDRGRLRMCVGAPGGTKIVTGILQVLVNVLDHDMSPVEAVSAPRVDFQGDVVQAEARIPLVVCQGLEKLGYQVNRRTLSYDPYFSRPQVIVAERDGFLSGASDPRKDGGAAFDTETA; from the coding sequence GTGGCCATCATCGTCTGCCCGCAGCCACAGGCGGCGGAGATCGGGCTCGAGGTCATGAGGCGCGGCGGCAATGCCGTCGACGCCGCCGTCACCTGCGCTTTCGTGCAGGGGGTGATCGACCCGCAGATGTGCGGCATCGGCGGGTGCGGCGTGATGCTCGTGCACGGCCCGAGGAGCGGTGACGCGCTGCTGGAGTTTTACGCCACCGCCGGTTCGCGGGCTCGGGAGGACCAATGGGAGAGCCTCTTTATCCGCGAGGCCGCCGACCGGTACGGGTACGTGCTCGACGGCTGGGTCAACGACGTCGGGTATCAATCGGTGGGCGTGCCGGGCACGGTCGCCGGCCTGTTCGAAGCGCTGACGCGCTTCGGTACGATCTCGTGGGAGCAGGCGATCGCGCCCGCCATCCCGCTGGCGCGCGAAGGCTTCCCGGTGAGCGGCTTCGTGCATGGTTACTGGACCGCCGACTACGGACCGGATGTCGTCCCGAACCGGCAGCGCATCCAGGCGACGCCCGCGGCCAAGGCGATCTACACGCACGACGGCCGGCTCTACGACATCGGCGAGCGGCTGGTGCAGTCCGACTACGCCCAGACGCTCGAACGCTTGGCGCGCGAGGGCCCCGAGGTCTTCTACAAGGGTGAGATCGCGGAGGCGATGGCGGCCGACTTTGAAGCCAATGGTGGCTTCATCACCAAGGACGACCTGGAGAGCTACCGCGTCAACGTGACCGAGCCCCTGCGCGGCACCTACCGCGGCCTGGCGCTCACGGTCGCCGGCCCTCCGGCGGGCGGCCTGACGCTGCTCCAGATGCTGAACTTCCTCGAGGGCTACGACCTGGGCGCCCACGGCTGGCCGAGCACCGAAGCCGCCCGGCTGCTGGTCGAGGCGATGGCCTGGGCGGTGGCGGATCGGGAGCTCCACATCGCCGACCCGCGTTTCATCGAGATCCCCACCGGCGCCCTGGTCGACAAGCAGTACGCCGCCAAAGCCCGTCAGGTCGTCGCCGCCGGGGCCAGGGCTCACGATCGCTCCGACACCACGCAGGTCTGCGTCGTCGATGACCTCGGCAACGCGGTGTCGCTGACGCACACCCTCGGTTCCGCCAGCGGCGTCGTCACCCCCGGCCTCGGGTTTGGCTACAACGACTACATGAACTGCTTCGACCCGCGGCCGGGCAGGCCCAACGCGGTGCGCCCCGGCAAGACGCGCGTCACGATGATGACCCCGACCCTTGTCTTCGACCGCGGGCGGCTGCGCATGTGCGTCGGCGCGCCGGGCGGAACCAAGATCGTGACGGGGATCCTGCAGGTGCTGGTCAACGTTCTCGACCATGACATGTCGCCGGTCGAGGCGGTGAGCGCGCCCCGCGTCGATTTCCAGGGCGACGTGGTGCAGGCCGAGGCGCGGATTCCGCTCGTCGTGTGCCAGGGCCTGGAGAAGCTCGGCTATCAGGTCAACCGGCGAACGCTGAGCTACGACCCGTATTTCTCGCGCCCGCAGGTGATCGTGGCCGAGCGTGATGGCTTTTTGAGCGGGGCGTCCGACCCGCGCAAGGACGGGGGCGCGGCCTTCGACACCGAGACGGCATGA
- a CDS encoding LytR family transcriptional regulator: MLAIAISAAAGGFAYFIPAAAAAIGATGQVVKVPSPAPTLLFTPSPSPSPQVQGGPFTVLLLGSDDDSKFNADHVLTQSMILVRVVPATKQVTMLSIPRDLYVPLSVGGSGKIDGAYSYGGPGAAIATVEQDFGVHVDDYIWVGLLGLIKVIDAIGGVDVVTSNPVIDDYYPLDINSNYPYGYQRVAVLAGPQHLDGTHALQYVRSRHGDLQSDFGRSQRQQQVLLAIRQKAKQLSPEDIPGLATAIGGELKTSIGLDRVARLVPLAASFDNPDSIKQIVLLPPYTHGGGPDGSVIANWSLILPLVHQYFP; encoded by the coding sequence GTGCTTGCCATCGCCATATCGGCGGCGGCGGGCGGCTTCGCCTACTTCATCCCGGCCGCCGCCGCCGCGATCGGGGCCACCGGCCAGGTGGTGAAGGTGCCATCACCCGCGCCGACGCTGCTATTCACCCCCTCGCCGTCGCCCAGCCCGCAGGTGCAGGGGGGGCCCTTCACGGTCCTGCTGCTCGGCTCGGACGACGACTCGAAGTTCAACGCCGACCACGTTCTGACCCAGTCGATGATCCTGGTCCGCGTCGTCCCGGCCACCAAGCAGGTCACGATGCTGTCGATCCCGCGCGACCTTTACGTGCCGCTGTCCGTCGGGGGTAGTGGGAAGATCGACGGCGCGTACTCGTATGGGGGTCCGGGCGCCGCGATCGCCACCGTCGAGCAGGACTTCGGCGTGCACGTCGACGACTACATCTGGGTGGGCCTGCTCGGCCTGATCAAGGTCATCGACGCTATCGGCGGCGTCGACGTGGTGACCAGCAACCCCGTGATCGATGACTACTACCCGCTGGACATCAACAGCAACTACCCCTACGGCTACCAGCGGGTGGCGGTGCTGGCTGGCCCGCAGCACCTGGACGGGACCCATGCGCTGCAGTACGTCCGGTCGCGGCACGGCGACCTGCAGAGTGACTTCGGCCGATCACAGCGCCAGCAGCAGGTCCTGCTGGCGATCCGTCAGAAGGCCAAGCAGCTCTCACCTGAGGACATACCCGGCCTGGCCACTGCCATCGGCGGAGAGCTCAAGACGAGCATCGGCCTGGATCGCGTGGCGCGCCTGGTGCCCCTGGCGGCCAGCTTTGACAACCCGGACTCGATCAAGCAGATCGTGCTCCTGCCGCCATACACCCACGGCGGAGGTCCGGACGGCAGCGTGATCGCGAACTGGAGCCTGATCCTCCCGCTGGTGCACCAGTACTTCCCATGA
- a CDS encoding SDR family oxidoreductase, which produces MRFSAKVALVTGGARGIGAATAQLLAAEGARVAVSDLDAAPAAEVAGPIKGLAIGCDVTDREQVERMVERTVKELGRLDILVACAGITRDNLLFKMTDDDWDAVIDTHLKGTFLCARGAQKHMVAQRYGKMVFLSSTSALGNRGQTNYSAAKAGLQGMARTLAIELGPFNVNVNAVAPGFVETRMTRATAERLGIDYEAFKIGAASQIPLRRVGQPADIAAVIAFLCSDEAGFVSGQTVYVRGGP; this is translated from the coding sequence ATGAGATTCTCAGCCAAGGTCGCCCTGGTCACCGGCGGCGCAAGAGGCATCGGAGCCGCGACCGCTCAGCTGCTGGCGGCGGAGGGCGCCAGGGTGGCGGTCTCGGACCTGGACGCGGCCCCGGCGGCGGAGGTTGCCGGCCCGATCAAGGGCCTTGCCATCGGGTGCGACGTCACTGACCGCGAGCAGGTAGAGCGGATGGTGGAGCGCACGGTCAAGGAGCTCGGGAGGCTCGACATCCTGGTGGCGTGCGCGGGCATCACCCGCGACAACCTGCTGTTCAAGATGACCGACGACGACTGGGACGCCGTCATCGACACCCACCTCAAGGGCACGTTCCTGTGCGCCCGCGGCGCCCAGAAGCACATGGTCGCGCAGAGGTACGGAAAGATGGTCTTTCTGTCGTCGACGTCGGCGCTGGGCAACCGCGGCCAGACGAACTATTCCGCCGCCAAGGCGGGGCTGCAGGGGATGGCGCGCACGCTTGCCATCGAGCTCGGGCCGTTCAACGTCAACGTCAACGCGGTGGCGCCCGGCTTTGTCGAGACGCGGATGACGAGGGCGACCGCCGAGCGGTTGGGTATCGACTACGAGGCGTTCAAGATCGGCGCCGCATCGCAGATCCCGCTGCGGCGGGTCGGGCAGCCGGCCGACATCGCCGCCGTGATCGCATTCCTGTGCAGCGACGAAGCCGGTTTCGTGTCGGGGCAGACGGTTTACGTCCGGGGCGGGCCGTAG